The genomic interval ttcaaagttgttttttgatctaccaataaacacagagaagaagacggaAAGGGGAAGAATATGGAATATCATAAATCCACCATCTTTGCTCACTAGGTCTTAGCCTTTTTTATCCCTCAGGTCTGCAAAATGTACAGGTGaggacctttttttaaattaaaataacgACTTAATTGTTGGTATTGGCCATAGCAGGCCAATTGAGTAGCAGGTCATTTTCTGTTATTGGTATCAGGTGAAAAACAAATCCATATCATGCATCCCTAtctttttactgtatttcaaATAGTTTTCACCAAATTAATGTAAAGTTGCTGTGCCACAAATGACAGTTGGAAGAAAACTTGAGcacatattttttaattgatattattttatttgttagaAAACAGAAGGAGGGTGATTACGACCTGGTGTCTGGTACTCGATACCAAGGAAACGGAGGTGTATACGGCTGGGATCTGCGCAGGAAACTCATCAGGTCAACATCAGCACTGTCTTCAATATCCACTCACCTGTCTTGCAGTTACCCTGATTTCAGCTGGCAAGAAGCAGATGTTTGATTTGATCtgcttccttctctctccttgTCTCATTCACAGTCGGGGGGCCAACTTTTTGACTCAAGTGTTACTGAGACCCGGTGCTTCAGACCTCACTGGCAGCTTCAGGTAAGTGCTGTGAGTGCTCGTGAAAGAAGCGCCACTGACCTTTGAATTGTGCATGCatgctgtgttttctcacagtcccgctgtttttttctggctgATGTCAGGCTGTACAAGAAGAAGGTGTTAGAGAGTCTGGTTGAGCAGTGCGTGTCCAAAGGGTACGTCTTTCAGATGGAAATGATCGTCCGTGCCAGACAGCTCAACTACACAGTTGGAGAAGTAAGGCCTAAATTAGTTTGGTCATGTATTTATGAGGGTTTATTTGAAAATATTATTTACCGAGCATATAGTTTCAGATAAATCCTTATTTCCTTGTGTGGACCACACAGTGACACTGGAGTTGTTCACCAGATTGGAAGAATGATGTTTCTCTAGATTCTAGAGAAACATCATCACTTAAGTTGTTTGTGATTCTGATTGATCTAGAGTCTAGAtcagtcagaatcagaaactTGTGTACATTACAGTTGCTCCTTCTAGAATaaaaatattcatactatagCTATAAACcagtatatatatgtaatatatataaaagGCTGGAAAAATGTGCACATGGATTCCTTTGAAACCACATAATTAATGTtggaaaaatgtcttttttaaccAAAACTACCCTTGCCTAAACCCAACACAACTGAgacagaaaactgaagaaaaacagaaaataagtcAACTAAGTGTAAAAATAGTTTGACAAAATGTGCAAATTGGGATATGAAATCAGGTCTCCTAGGTGAGAATCCTAATCGAGCCCATGAAGCCTGTACGGCTTGCTCGAATAATAGACTTTTGTTGCTTTCTCATATGTTGCAATGATGGCCTAGGAACAGCACCAACATGGTGAAATCAGATAGACTTGCACATTTATAAAACCTTAATTCTATTTGTGGACATTTAAACCATATTATTCTAGgactagttaaaaaaaaacctggacaTACATTTCAAATATGGACAAGATTaacaagaacattttaatttgtgaaaaCTACAATTCTGTCGACTTTAGAGTTCCTTGTTTTTTCTACACAAAACGGGTCATATCTAGTCTGTTTTGCACCAagaaaaagattagacaaattCTAGCTCAAGTGCTGCAAAAAAGCGAAAGGGTCTGTAACCTCTGAATTGGATTCTTCAGTGCTGTGAGCCTGCATCCATGaactaaaaaaacaattctCTCTTCCTCCAAACAACAGGTACCCATTTCCTTTGTGGATCGTGTATACGGAGAGTCCAAACTGGGAGGGAACgagattgtgtcatttgtgaAAGGACTGCTCACACTCTTTGCCACCACATGATCCGTGATGTAGTCAGTCTGGACGTCCCACAGTAGTTTAGTATTCTTTCAGTCTTAAAGTTGCTGTCTTTAATACAGTAGTTTTATCTGAATGTCAGTAGGGGGGGTCCACTTGCCTATGGGCAGACAGTGACATGATGGCAAATGACAAGGGAGACATGTTTCTCCTGTTGGcccaaaaaaagcaaaacaaatacaaaacagtaTCCTGTCAGTAGCTGTCTTGAATACTGAAGGAACATAGTGCTTTACATTCCCGTCACCCTCTGTAATTTAATTTTGAGCAAAGCACATAGTGTCTCATCATTCCCATACAGACAGCTGACTGAACTCTACATTAACACAGTTGTCCGAAGGGTTCAAGTTCACCTTTTACTCCACACCTGTGATTGTTTGTATAGAATTAAACACTTTGTATCGTTGGATCATTCTGAatgtgctctttttttttctttacaatgaGTCAAAACCTACGGTAAAATGGGTCACAGAGAGCGACCACCCCTCTCATCAATATTTAGCTAACACAGAGCGCTGATATGATTTAACCTTCAAGAGCTTTCATTGAAAACTCTGTGAGAGCATGACCTCAGGCCAATCCTGGCTGATTATAATGATGACTACCAATCGTGTTAACTTTTCAAACGATAGCCAAAGGCTGTGGCTCGCCAGAGGCTTAACCAACAACAAAGGAAACAAGTTCATCTTTGACCTTTGGgaataaaaatatttaactgAAAGCTCAATTATGTATCAGCTTCTTTGGACCTTTCAACAACATTTTATGATCCTTCCCAGTACGCGGTTTGGTATATTCTCTACAAAGGCAGTAGTACTGAAAAGGTATCAGCTTGAACATCTCTCATACTTACACTCctgtctgtctactgcttaataaaggtgtctatgctggaaaaaaaatctttaaataaaaaattaataaaatagtCACATTCTGTTATTGTGTTATTCAGGAGTTATATTGAAAAATGGTTTGCTGGGGACCTCCTGGAAACCACTCATGGACCCCTGGAATTCCACAACCACTGCACTAATAGGTCTGGGTGACTGCATCAGACACTTAAGACATTTAGCATCCCACTTTTCCCCCTGCTACACCACTGAATCGAATTGTCCTGTGCAAGGCTGGATTACCAAGCAGCGACTGCCTCAGGACCCCCATGAAAGCTCCCAGCTTGTTGTGTCttgtgtgactgttttttgAAGGTTTGTTGCCCTTGAAAGCATTGCCTGACACCTAAAGGTGGGCCCTGCTTAATTACATGTTCTTGAGACCTTGTCTCAAGATCAAGTGATGCCCTGCAGACTTACCGAACAACAAACCTAGAGTCAGTCAGGTTGTATTCTgggattagaaaaaaaaactaatacaaacaaaacaaacaattgaaTGCACAGAAAGTGGCAGGAGAGGTGGGCAGTTGGTTTTTAGCTCACTTtaataaataatgatgatgatgggaggaggaggaggagggcaggaaTGAATCCCAGCTGATGAGAACCTCCACCATCACTGTAACCAGTTAAATGCAGTGTGACATTGGACTAACTATCAGTACAAGGTACCATTCTCTGGGCTGCCCTTCAGCAGGAAAGTAGTCCCGGTCAGTCTCGAGAATTAGGCAGTCACTAACACAGCATAGTACAGCGCCACCTACAGTCAGCCCAACAGTGGAGACTCCTCAAACTGAGTGCTGAGGCTCTGTGTACATCCGACCCTCCGcagggaaggaggggaggggggaccGCCAGATGTAGAGGAAACGCGCATGCGCATAAATCGTAGCGGCCCACTCCAGAAGGACGCCCGCTGTCGGTCATATCCCGCCACTACTGCGCCTGGTTGTTTACCCCACAGCTTCGACTACAGGAACAGAAGGCAGGCTCCAGGTTTTGAGGGACCaggtaggtttttttttattttttattttttccggGAGCGTATGCTTAATTGGCTGAACTGATTGACGGACCAATCAAGAGTTTTAATGAACCGGACTCGCGAGGCTCTCACAATGAGATTATTTATGCTAATCAAGTAGATGTCACTTCCGCCCCTTTTATTTGCGCCATTTTGGATAGGGCAGTTTCTAGGCTGGATGTGTATTGTCTGTCAGAAAAGAGAATGGGCAAAACGTTGTCGGCTGCCTGGCAATCATAGGCACACTTAGGTCATTTATTTGAAAGACTGGACGCGCTGGTAGATGTTCCCATAAACAGGACATGTGCCTGCCCGCCCCGATACAGAGAATGGAGGTTATAATTGTCTAATGAGTCTCGGAGGCTTTCTGTTCCCGTTTGCCGACCAGAGGAAGAGGATAGTCGGCGAGGGAGAATCGGGTTTGGAGGATACACCGACGGCCGGGTGGCTGGTTCTCCCCCTCGAAGCTAGCTGTCACCTGAACGGATATTAGCGAGATATCTGGAAGGAGTGGAAGTGTCTGTAACGTACATCTCCTCAGTCATCCTGAGGTGACACATTTCACTCAGACGGGAGCACTGGATGTGAAAGCAGGTAAACTTGTCTGTCATAATGTTGGGCTCTGTAACCGTCAGATCGACAGAGTTTGCCGTTAGCCGTGGCTACCTGCGGTGATGCGATGGGTGGTGGTGAAGAACTACAGCTAAGGTAACTTGGCTGTCGATATAGTCAGCGTTATGTTTTCAATAAGTCAGGGTGTTCAACGTTAACTCAAGTTGGACGACTTCTCCTTGAGGTTTGTTTATAACAGCCCGCTATAATAAAAGTGAACATCCTATGTGGGAAAATTAAGTACACAAATGGCAGCATTAGTTTCTGAACTGAGCCCGTGTTGTTGGTGCGAGTTGgctagcttagcatgctaacttagcGCAGTGTGTCCCCAATTCTTTGTCAGTGGCAGCAGCTCCCTGCCAAAGCTATCGATCTGGATCCTGCCAGATGTTGATCAGAGATTAGATTCACTGACACTAACGCTCCCGCACCGCACGATCTGCTCGTTCTGTCCACAACTAAAGCTGCCACGACAGATGTTGCGAGGTAACGTTTTCAATGCAATGCTATGAATATTGAGAGTGCATCTACATTACTGGATAGAGGTTTGACTCAGGGACACAGGATGCATATTCACAAATACCGTTTGTGACATAGAATTCATTCAATTGTTTCCTAAACAATGCAAGTTTTCTCTTGAATAACCAAACCCTTAAAGCTGATCAGAATATGGTCCAAGTTCAACCAGTTGGAACAGGGTTGTGATGCACTCATACCTCGTGTTTGATCCAGGGGGAGGAGGGCTGTCACTTAGTCAGGGCAAGTGTCAGATCATGACGATGATCATGGTCACTACTATCATCCAAACACACAACGACCCTCACCAACAGTCAGCCCTCAAGCTTTATTGCTCAGGGTTACAGACAGGTGTTGAGCCAATTGACACAACTAACCCCAGGAGATTTTAAGCATCCCAAACTTTTCTGTGGTTATGGACGTCACTGGCGGCTTCTCCCCTCAGGAAACATCTACACATTGACACCTAAGGGTGGATGGCAGTAGTCAACCAGAACATAGGTTGTCACGTCCCAGTGGAGGACTGACAGAGTAAGTGAGGAAATCTGTGGGTGAAGGTTTGTAggcctcctgtttttttttttctttttttcagagcaCAGTAAAAAGGGGGAAACctgttttctgccagcagccctcagcagagcagagctgagcCGAGCAGCCTCCTATcccctttcctccctctcctcttccttctctccctcccttccctcctgctcagcctctccttggctttttttctctctccttttcttcctcctccacccccccacccccccaccccccatgCCTATCCGTCGCCCCTCTTTCTCTCACCCTCTTCCATTTTCTCCCTCCCagcctcctcccctcctttccTCACCCACCCTCGCCCCTGATCCTGTCTGTCCGACCTCCCTGCCTCCCcatcccctccccctcccactTCCGTCGCTCACtccctgtcctctctccttccctctcatctctcccCTCACACTCCTTCTACCCTCGCTCACTcgctcccctcccctcctctctctctccctcctcttcctcccagctgccccccctccacacacacacatactcacccTCCCCCTTCACTGATCTCTCTCACTCCTTCTGTCCCTCCCCTTCCaacatccctccctccctcccttctctcctctcctccctccctccctccctccctccccctccactgCAGACATATTGTAGAGGCTGCTGCTGACTCAATAGGAGGCGCCATTCTGTGATGGTATTGCGAGGCAGGGAGAAAAAGGGGGCAGGCAGAGTATAGCGAGGCTTACATAATGGAGCTCCTCTCTAGCGCCATCTACAAGTAATGGGAGGAAGcaggaaagagacagacaggggaaGTGGGCAAGGATGTGTCTTCCACTCATTCTTGCGCTGGCACATTTCTCAATGGAAGAAAGTGAGACAGCCAGGCGGATTGACAGAAATGTGTCTGGTTCGCTCAGCTCTTCATTAGACCAACAGTTGGTGGagccacacacacgcaaacagtTCCccctctttgttttgtcttttctagAAGGCAAATAAGCTGAGGCATTCACAGGAATTGTTTGGGACTGTGCTGTTTGTGACTGAGCTGCCTTTATGTCATCTGACatcagtgacctttgacctcactACATGGAGCTCTGATTTTAATAGACAGTCGACCTGCCAATTTGGACAGTGAATTGAACAGCCTGTACTTCCTCTGTCCTATACTAATGCTAAACTTATTGTAAGTGATTATAACACAGAGTGAATGGGATGACGGTGGCTTAATTATGTATTGTAAGGTACCAGTTGATCCGTCTTTCACTAGCAACCTTTCTCTCTACTCCTGACAGCTAAATGGGTTTTGGCCAGGTTTTAACTgctggaacaaaacaaaaaaagagttgaGAATAGAATTATAAGAATAATAATTTTGTCATAAGCTATTTTTTTAGCTGTAGTTCATAGCTAAAAACTTAGATAAGCTGCTAACCATTTAGCACTAGCTTGAAACTTTAGTGCCCTGAAGTTTTCTCATCCACAATCAAAAGTTATGTTGACATTCAGTCTTTCCCACCAAAATGCATTGTCTGTATCCTTGAGAAGTGTCCTTTGGCCCTGCCTGATACATTACCACTACCTATCATTCAAAGGAATAGAATGAAATGGAGTGCAGTTTGGCTTTTGTCTGTTTGAACCCAACTGAGTCCGAGAGGGAAGTAACCAAGGCTGATTCAAACTCAGAGGGCCTTCTGTGTTCTAAATCCGGACCTGACTTGAGCTGAAGCACCTAATGTGAGCTGCGGCTGTTTGTGTTAGGGGATGATCGCACCAGGACGTGTTGCTAGCTTCGCGTTGTCCACTAAACCATTGTTTTCCTATGGCACGATGCACCTGGCGTGCTCTCCCCTCTTGCTTCGCCTCAGGCATTTCtagctgtttttaaagatgttgaACTGCCTTCAAATTTTCAGCACTAGTGGCAAAGTTATCAATCAATCACATCAATTACATATGAAGGTCTGTCGCACACACAGCCCCACTCAACGGATGCAATATTCTTTTTTGCCCAATATAAGCATTTTCAAAGCATTTACTTGTGTGTTcagtagggctgtaacgatacacgtaTCCAAACTGAAAtcgcgacactcagatccacgaacctgtctcgcggcgtgagaaggcagaatcgcgacacaacttcaagtccagatccagccctatgagctataagtagcccctttcacacagcaACGCTGCATTAACACCACatcggtggttcgccaattctctgaccttggtcgttcacacagagcgaagcaccgctggagtaAAGACGAACCActatgtaattcacacagaaagccggcgctgcggctcctaaagagacgtgacggtacgcgtcatgatgatgacacgtgtgtgttttcaaggtgtttcccaggtgtccccctaTAAATCTAAACCCGTGAATAATTTATAAccatatggatgctgtttttaaggtgttgtgattgagatcctgacccaccaaacatcctggaaagtaacacaattacatttttcactctaaattacataattacataatcatcaGTGAACAGGTCGCTGTTTGACACTGTCACtggcggggacggaggctgttttctgggggaaagttcactgaagtctcggtcaggagggctgaccgtcatGGTGATTTATtctcatcacaaacacttggtgagtaaaagttttttgccggtgactgacgctttcgggcagaaatgtgatgaggagtcggtaggacagacaagaggacagatgcttctccacataaagctgctgtatttttttctcgttgccaaagacagttactacgttaccttagtttggttctgtaacgttgctttgtgggacatttctcttttaagttgggtgagggacctgtgcagttaacagaccATCCGATAGACACGGCCTCCATATGTGCAGCcggctcatccattcacactgatTCAGTTTGCCAATACTGCGAGGCGAGTATCACATACAGAAGTAATTGAAATgttacatgaataaaatgtgtaataaaaaaataaaaataaaatcgaggtttgtatcgaaccttgggtcaaaaatcgtgatacaaaccgaatcgtgagtttggtATATCGTTACAGAACTAGTGATCAGGGCCTTACCCTCTGTTACACAGTTGTTATCATGGTTACAGCTCACTTGCTCATGCTGCTTACTGACATGCACAGTGTGGATGATCGTGAAAAGGCATTGTTCCATGCAAACGGAACTGGAGTTAAGTCCAGGCAGTAACTACTACTAATActcatttgtacttttttttttttttttttcaaccggGCCTGCTCTGTCGGGTCCTAACCAGGCGGACTGTGCCTGGAGTGGTTGCCCACGCTCATGTGTAAAATTATTAGCAGGAAAGTTAATGGCATTTCCTACACATATGTGCATCAAAATGCCTTGTCCAAAACTCCAgattgttcctttttttctgttttgttgtcatgGGTTATATCAGGTATTGTGGTAACATGTTTGCCTGGTTAAGCCTCACCAGATTGTTAAACTGCTGTGCTAGCAGGCCTTTTTCACTAGAGAAAGTTTGATATGTCACGGCAGAAAAAGTGCAGACACAAACTATATAATATCTGTATTTCCAATTAGCGGCctcagtttcagggtcctgtCATTGAGTCTGTCGTCTTTCTGTCACACTGCCTGTGTGAGCCAGTCTGCCAGCCATCCAACACCGAGCGCTCTGGCAAAACAACACAGTTATACAGCACGGGCCGGGCTAAACAACATTATCAAGAAATGTGCCATGTTGACCAATCACAAACATACAGGCACACATTTCTGGCGTGGACAGATTATCGGGCTGTTATTGTGCATTTTTCCAAGTATCAGGTATGCAACATCCTCTTACAATGTCTTGCCCTTACTCTTCAAAGTAACAGGTAACTTAATCGATCAAATAAAGgcagtagaagtataaagtagcagaaaatgtaagTACTCTAGTGAAGTACCTAGAGGTTtgaatcttcactggcctcaAGATAGAAAACGATTCTGCTGTCAACAATTCAAATGCAAAACGAATCTCGATGCGTCTCAGCGTATGGCATCCTCAGTGATCAATATTACTACACGTGgctactttttcatcatttgaaCTCCCCATTTATTCAGAAAGTCATTCCAATAATCACactacagcagtctacaaaatatAAGCTGCATACTTTTCAATATCTGTACCTCAgtacataaacattacaaaaacaaaacatttatttatctgcAGAGCCTTACACGTTTTTCATAATGGTATTGTTTTTACATGGCAGCTTTAAAGTAAGGCATCTGTTGACTCTTCTGCACACACCTCTGTCAGAGTTTGATGGCAAAGTAGACAGCGCCTCTTCAGATCTGGGGCTGATTAGCTTGGCTtgctgtaacagttattattcaTGGCTGCAGATACTGGCTTCAGGTGAAAATGGCTAACATGATTAGTAATTGTTGTGAGGCAGAGGTCACGCTTAGCCTGGGTCTCCTCCAGTTCGTACTTCCCCAACAAGTTCATAAGGTCCGACATGTGCCCTGGAATGTCGTTTAAAAAATTACCCCGTTTAGTTTTTATTGTCACTCGCAGATGATGTCTGCCTCCCTTCGACATACAGGTGATGCCggacaatcaacaatcaacataaGCAGCATACTCTCAATTATTCTGTCTCTGCATCGCTGCAGAATCTTCTATATCCGCATCATGATGCATCTTATAATTTTGAAATTTCCACACCTCTTAAAGTACCTGAAAATTGTACATAGGAACAGTACTTTTCAACTAAATTGAACGTGGGtatattccatcactggttgcTTGGTtgcttgatttctaataattgGCATCGGCCCTGAAGAAGCCATGTCGGTCAACCCCTGCTTTGTAACATGAGAACTAAATTGCTGTGGTTTACCGCACTATCAACATAATTAAAGGAAATGGTTGCTGCTGTGATAACTTTACAGAGTTGTAAAATACAAACCTGTCGGGGTCAGTAGGCCTGCACTGATGCAGCCCtctgtgttgctgttttaatA from Sparus aurata chromosome 7, fSpaAur1.1, whole genome shotgun sequence carries:
- the dpm1 gene encoding dolichol-phosphate mannosyltransferase subunit 1; this encodes MASRKTSHQNRVNGDKYSVLLPTYNERENLPLIVWLLVKYFGESGFNYEIIVIDDGSPDGTLDVAEQLQKIYGEDKILLRPRAKKLGLGTAYIHGMKHATGNFIFIMDADLSHHPKFIPEFIEKQKEGDYDLVSGTRYQGNGGVYGWDLRRKLISRGANFLTQVLLRPGASDLTGSFRLYKKKVLESLVEQCVSKGYVFQMEMIVRARQLNYTVGEVPISFVDRVYGESKLGGNEIVSFVKGLLTLFATT